Proteins encoded within one genomic window of Candidatus Zixiibacteriota bacterium:
- a CDS encoding zf-HC2 domain-containing protein: MTDHPASSLLDDYLDGELDPTTTAEIKRHLEACDQCRQEYQESLNLRKLLKHKPAYHPGEDYWAESARLILARTTATGWMDDTIGRPPVVSEVRRGFYTSLAALAASVIILFSAIYMGQGQSAGASITTIDGQQILLTGALQQSLNDDEFSGEQTDMARGYLLLGAPGMHGRLTAMRAVTTTTTADKR, encoded by the coding sequence ATGACAGACCATCCGGCTTCTTCGCTTCTTGATGATTATCTCGACGGTGAGCTTGACCCCACCACCACCGCCGAGATCAAGAGACACCTGGAAGCCTGCGATCAATGTCGACAGGAATACCAGGAGTCTCTTAATCTCAGGAAGTTGCTGAAGCACAAACCTGCTTATCATCCGGGTGAGGATTACTGGGCTGAAAGCGCCCGGCTCATTCTGGCCCGTACCACCGCAACCGGGTGGATGGATGATACCATCGGCAGGCCACCCGTCGTATCCGAAGTGCGAAGGGGTTTTTATACCTCTTTGGCGGCATTGGCGGCTTCCGTAATTATCCTTTTCTCGGCTATCTACATGGGACAAGGTCAGTCCGCCGGGGCATCTATCACTACCATTGACGGTCAACAGATACTGCTGACCGGAGCCCTTCAGCAGAGTCTGAATGACGATGAGTTCAGTGGCGAGCAAACGGACATGGCTCGCGGATACTTGTTGTTGGGCGCCCCCGGTATGCATGGAAGACTTACAGCGATGAGGGCGGTGACGACAACTACCACCGCCGACAAGCGATAG
- the deoC gene encoding deoxyribose-phosphate aldolase — protein MTQDKVLEFAARFDHAALYPEVGLKEIEKVCREAAEHKFYSVAINPVWVRDAARLLHGTGVKVLSVSGFPLSAHRTDTKVFEAVKGVSDGAAEIDMVVNVGWLASDRFKEAEDEITQVRKALPHNVILKVIIEAGKLSEEQQRNATRAVINGGAQFVKTCTGFFGGATVEQVRVLHEAASGQIEVKASGGIKTLSQCRELLAAGATRLGCSSSVKIMAELANEL, from the coding sequence ATGACACAGGATAAAGTACTCGAATTCGCGGCTCGTTTTGATCACGCGGCGCTCTATCCCGAGGTTGGTTTGAAGGAGATAGAGAAGGTCTGCCGAGAAGCGGCCGAACATAAGTTTTATTCAGTAGCAATCAATCCGGTCTGGGTCAGAGATGCTGCACGTCTTCTGCACGGAACCGGTGTAAAAGTTCTTTCCGTTTCGGGCTTCCCTCTTTCCGCCCATCGTACCGACACCAAAGTGTTCGAAGCGGTGAAGGGAGTAAGTGACGGCGCGGCTGAAATCGACATGGTGGTCAATGTCGGCTGGCTGGCGTCGGACCGTTTCAAGGAAGCCGAAGACGAAATAACTCAAGTGCGTAAGGCCCTGCCGCACAATGTGATTTTGAAAGTCATCATTGAGGCGGGCAAGCTCAGCGAAGAACAACAGCGGAACGCTACCAGGGCCGTAATCAACGGCGGCGCTCAGTTTGTTAAAACGTGTACCGGATTTTTCGGCGGCGCAACCGTCGAACAGGTACGAGTGTTACACGAAGCGGCGTCGGGTCAGATTGAGGTTAAAGCCTCCGGAGGTATCAAAACGTTGAGTCAATGTCGCGAGCTGCTGGCAGCCGGGGCAACTCGGCTTGGCTGTTCTTCTTCCGTTAAGATCATGGCTGAGCTGGCGAATGAACTATAA
- a CDS encoding peptidase zinc-dependent has protein sequence MGETDFTLVNRIAVELGPVFNRSVDILKGMKMPQEAYNIIRNQYYALVILAKLERVRANNREKVIAVCEEDLYLPDETYIIGHADALAGTCIVSLNRIRQEFYGLPEDDAKIYPRLRKEALHQLAHLYDLMECRNPKCVNYHSQSMLDIDNKEERFCDICQRQLTGLI, from the coding sequence ATGGGTGAAACCGATTTCACTCTCGTGAATCGCATAGCGGTCGAACTGGGACCTGTTTTCAATCGGTCGGTGGATATCCTGAAAGGGATGAAAATGCCCCAGGAGGCATACAATATAATCAGGAATCAATACTATGCCCTGGTCATCCTTGCCAAACTCGAACGAGTACGAGCCAACAATCGTGAAAAAGTGATTGCTGTTTGCGAAGAGGACCTGTATCTCCCGGATGAAACCTATATTATCGGGCATGCCGATGCACTGGCCGGGACCTGTATCGTCTCTTTGAATCGCATTCGACAGGAGTTTTACGGCTTGCCCGAGGATGATGCCAAGATATATCCGAGACTGCGGAAAGAAGCTCTGCACCAGTTGGCTCATCTGTATGATCTGATGGAGTGTCGCAATCCCAAATGCGTCAACTATCACAGCCAGAGCATGCTTGATATCGACAACAAGGAAGAACGATTCTGCGATATTTGTCAACGCCAGTTGACCGGACTGATCTGA
- a CDS encoding DEAD/DEAH box helicase codes for MNLEQVIDFFRQDASVRDSVKHWHTIPPREARYSDFPESLNPRLRATLQQRGIKQLYSHQAEAIEKINRGEDVVVVTPTASGKTLCYNIPVLNEILTNPDSRALYLFPTKALSQDQLSELYELIQKMDVDIKTFTFDGDTPHNARRSIRSAGHIVISNPDMLHAGILPHHTKWIKLFENLKYVVIDEVHQYRGVFGSHLANVLRRLKRICEFYGSKPQFICCSATIANPDTLASQIIDRPVTLIDNNGAPSGEKHFLIYNPPVINEQLGIRKSAINEAARIGSHFLKHGIQTIIFAHYRLYVEVLLTYLQRELGGDYGRGVNIAGYRGGYLPLERRRIEQGLRDGSITGVVSTNALELGIDVGSLDVSIIVGYPGSIASLHQQAGRAGRRSGTSVTILIANSTPINQYLCTEPKYIFDRTPESGIIDPDNLIIRSSHLKCATFELPFDRAEIANEDGTGEILDYLSDSDIIRKTGDRYHWSSEIYPAQQVSLRSASPENFVILNESRKSEVIGEMDYFSAPIFLHPEAIYLHGAQQYQVTRLDWEGRRAYVKEVEVDYYTDAETKSDLKVLAVDSEKLFGETLASCGEVSITMVTVLYKKIKFHTHENVGFGQLDMPELEMHTHAYWYGFPEDIAEQIGISRGSLGSALRGLANIMGKIAPLWVMCDHRDLRSISQVRAPFTERPTIYIYENIPGGVGLAEKLFSEHERLCEACRAHVSRCGCADGCPACVGPPMEVSPDGKSGTLRLLEYMLAFLPA; via the coding sequence ATGAATCTCGAACAGGTCATCGATTTCTTTCGGCAGGACGCCTCGGTCCGCGACAGTGTTAAACACTGGCACACCATTCCCCCGCGTGAGGCCCGCTATTCGGATTTCCCCGAGAGTCTCAATCCCCGACTGCGAGCTACCCTCCAGCAACGCGGCATCAAACAGCTTTATTCGCATCAGGCTGAAGCGATTGAGAAAATCAACCGGGGTGAAGATGTCGTAGTCGTTACCCCGACCGCCTCCGGAAAAACGCTCTGCTATAATATCCCGGTCTTGAACGAGATCCTCACCAATCCCGACAGCCGCGCCCTGTATCTGTTCCCGACCAAAGCGCTGTCTCAGGATCAACTCAGTGAGTTGTACGAGTTAATCCAGAAAATGGATGTTGACATCAAAACGTTCACTTTCGACGGCGACACTCCCCACAATGCCCGCCGGTCAATCCGCAGCGCCGGACATATCGTCATTTCCAATCCGGACATGCTGCATGCCGGGATTTTACCGCATCATACCAAATGGATCAAACTGTTCGAGAATCTGAAATATGTCGTAATTGACGAAGTCCATCAATATCGGGGCGTCTTCGGTTCACACCTGGCTAATGTTTTACGGAGGCTCAAGCGAATTTGCGAGTTCTATGGTTCTAAGCCGCAGTTTATCTGTTGTTCGGCAACCATTGCAAATCCGGATACGCTAGCTTCCCAGATTATTGACCGACCGGTTACATTGATCGATAACAACGGCGCTCCCTCGGGAGAAAAGCATTTCCTCATATACAATCCGCCGGTTATAAACGAACAACTCGGCATACGCAAATCGGCTATCAACGAAGCCGCTCGTATCGGTTCGCACTTCCTTAAACACGGCATCCAGACTATTATCTTCGCACACTACCGGTTGTATGTCGAGGTCCTCCTGACTTACCTGCAGCGTGAGTTGGGCGGCGATTACGGCCGGGGAGTCAACATAGCAGGTTATCGCGGCGGCTATCTCCCGTTGGAACGAAGACGAATCGAGCAGGGTTTGCGTGACGGTTCGATTACCGGCGTCGTCTCGACCAACGCTCTCGAATTGGGGATCGATGTCGGCAGTTTAGATGTTTCCATCATTGTCGGTTATCCCGGTTCTATCGCTTCACTGCATCAGCAAGCCGGACGAGCCGGACGGCGCTCCGGGACTTCGGTGACAATTTTGATCGCCAACTCAACCCCGATCAATCAATACCTGTGTACGGAACCGAAGTATATCTTTGACCGCACCCCGGAATCCGGTATCATCGATCCGGACAACCTGATTATCCGCAGCAGTCATTTAAAATGTGCCACGTTTGAACTACCGTTTGACCGAGCCGAGATTGCGAACGAGGACGGTACCGGTGAAATTCTCGATTATCTGTCCGACAGTGATATTATCCGCAAAACCGGTGATCGCTATCATTGGTCGTCGGAGATCTACCCGGCACAACAGGTATCTTTGCGATCGGCTTCGCCTGAGAATTTCGTTATCCTGAACGAATCACGTAAATCGGAGGTGATTGGCGAGATGGATTATTTCTCAGCACCGATTTTCCTCCATCCCGAGGCTATCTACCTTCACGGAGCACAACAGTACCAGGTCACCCGGCTTGACTGGGAAGGCCGCAGGGCCTATGTCAAAGAAGTCGAGGTGGATTATTATACTGATGCTGAAACCAAATCGGATTTAAAGGTTCTCGCGGTGGACTCGGAAAAGCTCTTCGGGGAAACGCTGGCCAGTTGCGGCGAAGTTTCAATCACCATGGTTACCGTGCTGTATAAGAAGATCAAATTTCACACCCATGAGAATGTCGGCTTTGGGCAACTCGATATGCCGGAGCTGGAGATGCATACTCATGCCTACTGGTATGGATTTCCTGAGGATATCGCTGAACAGATCGGCATTTCCCGTGGCAGTTTGGGCAGCGCCCTACGCGGTCTGGCCAACATCATGGGCAAGATAGCACCGCTGTGGGTGATGTGTGATCACCGTGATTTACGCTCGATTTCACAGGTTCGCGCCCCATTCACCGAGCGCCCCACGATCTATATATACGAGAACATCCCCGGTGGAGTCGGCCTGGCCGAGAAGCTATTCTCAGAACACGAGCGACTCTGTGAGGCTTGCCGCGCCCATGTTAGTCGCTGCGGTTGCGCCGACGGTTGTCCGGCCTGTGTCGGCCCGCCTATGGAAGTTTCACCCGACGGCAAATCCGGAACACTTCGCCTGTTGGAATACATGCTGGCTTTTTTACCGGCCTAG
- a CDS encoding metallophosphoesterase — protein MQCLFVSDLHGRRSRYAKLFQLVRDERPDAVFVGGDLLPHGMSIDGLFDFMEDFLEPDLKKLSTELGDNGPTWFVILGNDDSASPESDAIEFDRVGLWHYCHMRRISFGECDIYGYSYVPPTPFLLKDWEKYDISRYVDPGCISPEEGFRTVEPDHEPRFATIADDLKRLTEGHDLSNAIMMFHSPPYQTDLDRAALDGKMIDMAPLDVHVGSIAIKRFIEERQPRLTLHGHIHESIHLTGSWCCRIGRTYCFGAAHDGPELSVVRFDPSNLEAATHDLI, from the coding sequence ATGCAATGTCTTTTTGTCAGCGATCTCCACGGCAGACGCAGTCGTTATGCCAAGCTGTTCCAACTGGTGCGCGATGAACGTCCCGATGCTGTCTTCGTAGGTGGTGATCTTCTCCCCCATGGCATGTCGATCGACGGTTTATTCGATTTTATGGAGGATTTCCTCGAACCGGACTTGAAGAAATTGTCAACCGAACTAGGAGATAATGGTCCGACCTGGTTCGTCATACTCGGCAATGACGACAGTGCCTCACCCGAATCGGATGCAATCGAGTTCGATCGAGTCGGCCTCTGGCATTATTGCCACATGCGCCGGATATCCTTCGGCGAGTGCGACATCTACGGCTATTCCTATGTCCCCCCCACCCCGTTTCTACTTAAGGATTGGGAGAAATACGACATATCTCGTTATGTCGATCCCGGCTGTATTTCACCCGAGGAAGGCTTCCGCACGGTTGAACCGGATCACGAACCCCGTTTCGCCACTATCGCAGATGATTTGAAGCGCCTTACCGAAGGACATGATTTATCTAACGCGATCATGATGTTTCACTCCCCTCCGTACCAGACTGATCTGGACCGAGCGGCTCTGGACGGCAAAATGATCGATATGGCCCCACTCGATGTACATGTCGGGAGCATTGCCATTAAGCGTTTTATCGAAGAACGTCAACCCCGGCTAACCCTGCATGGCCATATACACGAATCGATTCATCTGACAGGTTCCTGGTGTTGTCGAATCGGCCGCACTTATTGTTTTGGAGCCGCTCACGACGGACCGGAGTTGAGTGTGGTTCGTTTCGATCCTTCGAACCTCGAAGCCGCTACCCACGACTTGATATAG
- a CDS encoding chemotaxis protein CheX, producing the protein MNKLLFVSDMVLNSQTVRKFLKGIMEVRVAANPTPEDILEADIIVCDMESDPRLMAAQVHSLRAQCGFRDVPIIVASHRSHARHAKDTLQSGATEVIFKPFDGENFVKRVVNALKPVGKRVKIDNDMVMPFISATIDVIETTTQATAKRTDLFLKRSYTVFGDVTGMMALSGECEGVVAITFKQDLAFKLVAKMADCDETELTAADVHDGIGEIINMISGKAKTSLQETEYKFNISLSTVVLGHGHQIAHRHNAPVIVIVFEADGQPFAVQLCLAPIHRSHKPVGDQDITASEPTPVS; encoded by the coding sequence ATGAATAAACTCCTGTTCGTTTCGGATATGGTGCTCAATAGCCAAACGGTGCGCAAGTTCCTGAAGGGTATCATGGAGGTACGGGTGGCGGCCAATCCGACACCTGAAGATATCTTAGAGGCGGATATCATCGTATGTGATATGGAATCCGATCCGCGTCTCATGGCGGCTCAGGTACACAGTCTCAGGGCTCAGTGTGGTTTCCGTGATGTTCCGATCATCGTCGCGTCACATCGATCTCATGCCCGACATGCCAAAGACACTCTTCAGAGTGGTGCAACCGAAGTAATTTTCAAACCGTTCGACGGTGAGAATTTCGTAAAGAGAGTGGTCAATGCCCTGAAGCCGGTTGGGAAACGAGTTAAAATCGACAACGACATGGTGATGCCGTTCATTAGCGCCACAATCGATGTGATCGAAACAACTACCCAGGCAACCGCCAAGCGCACCGATCTGTTCCTGAAACGAAGTTATACCGTGTTTGGCGATGTTACCGGTATGATGGCGCTTTCCGGTGAATGCGAAGGAGTGGTGGCGATTACCTTCAAACAGGATCTTGCGTTCAAGCTGGTAGCGAAAATGGCGGATTGTGATGAGACTGAGCTGACGGCTGCTGATGTTCATGACGGCATCGGTGAAATCATCAATATGATCAGCGGTAAAGCGAAAACGTCTCTTCAGGAAACAGAGTATAAATTCAACATTTCATTGTCGACGGTAGTGCTGGGACACGGCCATCAGATAGCTCATCGTCACAACGCTCCGGTAATTGTTATTGTGTTCGAGGCAGACGGTCAGCCTTTTGCCGTGCAGTTATGTCTGGCGCCGATACATCGCTCTCACAAGCCGGTCGGCGATCAAGACATTACTGCTTCTGAGCCGACACCCGTATCTTGA
- a CDS encoding response regulator — protein sequence MKVLSADDSLIMRKIVAGAASLLGYETIEAKNGMEAIAKLKAHRDEVALVILDWNMPVMNGFDALVEIRADDSFRDIPILMATSESEKKNVVRAIQAGANNYLPKPFDKAILAKKMAEMLSMEVTV from the coding sequence ATGAAGGTTTTATCCGCTGATGATTCGCTGATAATGCGGAAGATTGTCGCTGGAGCAGCGTCACTCCTTGGCTATGAGACAATCGAGGCCAAGAATGGTATGGAGGCTATTGCCAAGCTGAAAGCCCACCGCGATGAAGTAGCGTTGGTCATTCTGGATTGGAATATGCCGGTGATGAACGGTTTTGATGCTCTCGTTGAGATCAGAGCCGACGATTCATTCCGGGACATCCCGATTTTGATGGCTACTTCGGAGAGTGAGAAGAAGAATGTGGTAAGAGCCATTCAGGCCGGAGCCAATAACTATCTGCCTAAACCCTTCGATAAAGCGATACTTGCCAAGAAAATGGCCGAGATGCTTTCGATGGAGGTTACGGTATGA
- a CDS encoding protein-glutamate O-methyltransferase CheR has translation MPDMVVDQIHLEDREFEQLRTHIRKLCGMEISHEKRYLIECRLRQVLSYGHCRSFAELCDRLENRPDEVLVDRVIDAITTNETLWFRDGYPYRLLYDILLPAAERKRRIKPYRIWSCGCSTGQEPYSIAITVDRWLSHRGDVHFTANDFEIVGTDVSTATLLLALSGRYDKLAVSRGLDRLTLARYFDHIGSYFLIDERVKNMVQYKRLNLIKPVTQMGMFDLIFYRNVSIYLAESVKNEVYRKLYEKLKPGGAMVIGAAEHLLEQKPLLRRVQFEDNVYYLKDSEE, from the coding sequence ATGCCGGACATGGTTGTTGATCAAATCCATCTGGAAGATCGCGAATTCGAACAGCTTCGGACTCATATCCGAAAATTGTGCGGTATGGAAATCAGCCATGAGAAGCGCTATTTGATCGAATGCCGCCTGCGTCAGGTATTGTCTTATGGTCATTGCCGATCCTTCGCGGAACTCTGCGACCGATTGGAAAATCGCCCCGACGAAGTGCTGGTGGATCGTGTCATTGACGCGATTACCACGAATGAGACATTATGGTTCCGGGATGGTTATCCCTATCGGTTACTGTATGATATCCTGCTGCCAGCGGCGGAAAGGAAGAGAAGGATCAAGCCGTACCGTATCTGGTCCTGTGGCTGTTCCACCGGGCAGGAACCATATTCCATTGCCATAACGGTAGATCGGTGGTTGTCTCACCGTGGCGATGTACATTTTACCGCAAATGATTTTGAGATTGTCGGGACTGATGTCAGCACGGCGACTTTGCTCCTGGCTCTAAGCGGACGCTATGACAAACTGGCGGTGAGTCGTGGGTTGGACAGATTGACACTGGCTCGTTATTTCGATCATATCGGCAGTTATTTCCTGATCGATGAACGAGTCAAAAACATGGTGCAGTACAAGCGATTGAATTTAATCAAGCCGGTAACTCAAATGGGGATGTTCGACCTCATTTTCTATCGAAATGTTTCGATATATCTGGCCGAATCGGTCAAGAATGAAGTGTATCGTAAGCTGTATGAAAAACTCAAACCGGGAGGGGCAATGGTGATCGGCGCTGCTGAACATCTGCTCGAACAAAAACCTCTATTGAGACGAGTCCAGTTTGAAGATAATGTGTATTACCTTAAGGACAGTGAGGAATAG
- the cheB gene encoding chemotaxis-specific protein-glutamate methyltransferase CheB yields MSIKLKTLIVDDTITYRTLLRTALSELDGIEVVGVASNGETALERVAQLIPDLVILDVEMPVKNGIEALAEIRESFPDVSVVMFSAASPSSARWTIEALELGAVDFIPKPTAKDQDHVAEYLERYLAPALMAIRAKHGEKTDAVVATPPPMVYPKPNKISPMSRDGFEIMVIGCSTGGPNALLQIIPALPEDLPFPILVVQHMPAGFTSSLADQLNRRSSLDVMELAEETEVIPGRVIIAPGGRHMVVRRYSNRSSTCLYACANDTPPLNNCRPAVDVTLRSVAAAAQGKVLAAILTGMGRDGLMGARALARRGEYFMLTQSASSCVVYGMPRVVDEAGLSHESVSLELIAERVAELGRERQYAGHGC; encoded by the coding sequence ATGTCTATTAAGCTGAAAACATTGATTGTAGATGACACGATCACATACCGGACGCTTTTGCGTACGGCTCTTTCTGAGTTGGACGGGATTGAAGTGGTCGGGGTGGCATCCAACGGCGAAACTGCATTGGAACGTGTTGCGCAGCTAATCCCCGATCTGGTGATACTCGATGTAGAAATGCCGGTGAAGAACGGTATTGAAGCGTTAGCCGAGATCCGTGAAAGTTTTCCTGATGTCAGTGTAGTTATGTTCTCCGCAGCAAGTCCTTCATCTGCTCGCTGGACTATCGAGGCTCTCGAACTTGGAGCGGTAGATTTCATTCCCAAACCTACCGCAAAGGATCAGGATCATGTCGCAGAGTATCTTGAGCGGTATCTGGCTCCGGCGCTAATGGCAATCCGGGCGAAACATGGAGAAAAAACAGATGCTGTCGTAGCAACTCCGCCGCCGATGGTATATCCGAAGCCGAATAAAATCAGCCCGATGTCTCGTGATGGATTCGAGATTATGGTGATTGGTTGTTCTACCGGCGGACCCAATGCTCTTCTCCAGATAATACCGGCGCTTCCCGAGGATTTACCTTTTCCGATCCTGGTGGTACAACATATGCCGGCCGGATTTACATCATCTCTGGCCGATCAGCTTAACCGGCGGTCAAGCCTTGACGTCATGGAACTTGCAGAAGAAACTGAAGTTATCCCGGGACGAGTGATTATTGCACCGGGAGGGCGACACATGGTTGTCCGTCGTTATTCCAATCGATCATCGACTTGTCTGTATGCTTGTGCGAATGACACCCCCCCTCTTAATAATTGCCGTCCGGCGGTTGATGTCACGTTACGTTCGGTAGCCGCAGCGGCTCAGGGTAAAGTGCTGGCTGCTATTCTGACAGGTATGGGGCGCGATGGTTTGATGGGCGCTCGGGCGCTGGCTCGCAGAGGCGAGTATTTCATGTTAACCCAGAGTGCTTCTTCCTGTGTCGTTTATGGAATGCCAAGAGTAGTGGATGAAGCCGGGTTAAGTCACGAATCGGTATCCCTGGAACTCATCGCCGAAAGAGTCGCGGAATTAGGAAGAGAGAGACAGTATGCCGGACATGGTTGTTGA
- a CDS encoding chemotaxis protein CheW: protein MSSWQYVTFGIGSLVFAVDILLVKEINRRLLLTTVYGVPPGVIGTANLRGQVLTVFDPGVLMQLPPRNTSSDRTIAVFKTDKELHIYKSGSGFEDHTSLDRVGFIFDAVGDVFNVEESAIKAVPANIPVCIADHLRGVVKEDSNLLLILNVGSLLESISLPGLSVETL, encoded by the coding sequence ATGAGTAGCTGGCAGTATGTTACTTTCGGAATCGGTTCACTTGTTTTTGCCGTCGATATTCTCCTGGTGAAGGAGATTAATCGTCGACTTTTACTGACGACGGTATATGGTGTCCCTCCGGGAGTTATAGGAACCGCGAACCTCCGGGGACAGGTATTGACGGTGTTCGATCCAGGCGTACTTATGCAATTGCCGCCTCGGAATACTTCTTCCGATCGTACTATCGCAGTTTTTAAAACTGATAAGGAATTACACATCTATAAAAGTGGCAGCGGATTTGAGGATCATACTTCTCTAGATCGGGTGGGATTTATTTTTGACGCAGTTGGAGATGTTTTCAATGTGGAAGAGTCCGCTATTAAGGCTGTGCCTGCGAATATACCCGTATGCATTGCCGACCATCTTCGCGGAGTTGTTAAAGAGGACAGCAACCTTCTATTGATACTGAATGTAGGTTCACTCTTGGAAAGCATTTCACTCCCGGGGTTAAGTGTCGAGACATTGTAA